A region from the Desulfovibrio legallii genome encodes:
- a CDS encoding transposase family protein, with the protein MKDTDLYFRILGLTEPWFVEAVELDTAEGRVDIRVEHGPGVRWFCPTCGRELACRDHAEPRVWRHLDTCQFKTF; encoded by the coding sequence ATGAAGGATACGGACCTATATTTTCGGATTCTCGGGCTGACCGAGCCCTGGTTTGTTGAGGCTGTTGAACTGGACACGGCGGAAGGTCGGGTAGACATCCGCGTGGAGCATGGTCCTGGTGTTCGCTGGTTTTGCCCTACTTGTGGTCGAGAGCTGGCTTGCCGCGACCATGCCGAGCCTCGTGTCTGGCGCCATCTGGACACGTGCCAGTTCAAGACGTTC
- a CDS encoding type II toxin-antitoxin system death-on-curing family toxin: protein MYVTANQAKAIHEALVIFFEKDGDPISPSGVKDVNMLESALFRPQTSIADVEKYNTLDDKAAALLISLIQNHPFHNGNKRTALVSTLVFYDMNNYMLLLDEDETYEFLIDIANGDICGIDKTNDEFLNVVSKWLRSHKYPYLEKFNDIKTKDFIHQCKIRGAYCKKSKNGGSHVISINGKSIRISQSTKRISSAAIKSYFSELQLSQQYSGLRFDELVNGTFASSATFQKILPLMRKLALV, encoded by the coding sequence ATGTACGTTACCGCAAACCAAGCAAAAGCGATCCATGAAGCCTTAGTTATTTTTTTTGAAAAAGATGGTGATCCAATTTCACCATCCGGAGTCAAAGATGTTAACATGCTCGAATCTGCGTTATTTCGGCCACAAACATCAATTGCTGATGTAGAAAAATACAATACTCTCGATGATAAAGCTGCTGCTCTTTTAATATCTCTTATACAAAATCATCCATTTCACAACGGTAATAAAAGAACTGCTCTTGTTTCGACGTTGGTTTTTTACGATATGAATAACTACATGCTCTTATTAGATGAAGATGAAACTTATGAATTTCTCATTGATATTGCCAATGGAGACATTTGTGGTATTGATAAAACAAATGATGAATTTTTGAATGTAGTTTCAAAATGGCTTCGCAGTCACAAATATCCATATTTAGAAAAGTTTAATGATATTAAAACTAAAGATTTTATTCATCAATGCAAAATAAGGGGAGCTTATTGCAAAAAATCAAAGAATGGCGGTAGCCATGTGATTAGCATAAATGGCAAATCAATACGCATATCGCAATCAACAAAAAGGATTTCTTCTGCCGCGATAAAATCCTATTTTTCTGAGTTGCAATTGTCGCAGCAATACAGTGGCCTAAGATTTGACGAACTTGTTAACGGAACATTTGCTTCCTCGGCAACTTTCCAAAAAATCTTGCCGCTGATGAGAAAATTAGCCCTCGTTTAA
- the thrS gene encoding threonine--tRNA ligase, producing MEVQVEGQAVAVAPGDAVAAALQKALSGKKFKSVVAARTAEGTLLDLSASVPQGCAALTPVFAEEPDGLRILRHSTAHVMAAAVKRLFPAAKVTIGPAIENGFYYDFDVERPFSSEDFPAIEAEMARLAEARLPFARKDVSKAEAAALFTAEGEPYKVELLESIEGDTVSLYTCGEFTDLCRGPHVPHTGFARAAKLLSVAGAYWRGDEKNRMLSRIYGTAFADEKALNAYLKQVEEAKRRDHRKLGRELNLFAFKEDVAPGMVFWLPKGMLVRTILEDFWRREHLKRNYDIVQGPQLLRVETWQKSGHYDHYRENMYFTKIEDDAYGIKPMNCIAHMLIYGNELRSYRDLPQRYFELGVVHRHEKSGVLHGLLRVRQFTQDDAHILCAPEQLEGEILEVIHLIRDLMGLFGFQYKVAISTRPKDSIGTDEAWDLATNALIQAVEKAGISYEINAGDGAFYGPKIDVRLLDCIGREWQCSTIQVDFTLPERFDLTYVGQDGERHRPVMVHRAIMGSLERFIGILIENYAGALPTWLAPEQARVLTVTEVGDAAALAVRDALRAQGVRVAVDTRNEKLGFKVREAQLAKVPYILVVGEKEAQEGGANVRLRSGENLGLKSVAEIAALVRADAEEPFKQGGMRYSFA from the coding sequence ATGGAAGTGCAGGTGGAAGGGCAGGCGGTGGCCGTCGCGCCCGGCGATGCCGTGGCTGCGGCGCTGCAGAAGGCCCTCAGCGGCAAAAAGTTCAAATCCGTGGTGGCCGCGCGCACGGCGGAAGGTACGCTGCTGGATCTTTCCGCGTCCGTGCCCCAGGGGTGTGCGGCGCTTACGCCCGTGTTCGCCGAAGAGCCGGACGGCCTGCGCATTCTGCGTCACTCCACGGCTCACGTCATGGCCGCGGCGGTCAAGCGGTTGTTCCCGGCGGCCAAGGTCACTATCGGCCCGGCTATTGAGAATGGCTTTTACTATGATTTTGACGTAGAGCGCCCCTTCTCCAGCGAGGATTTCCCCGCCATTGAGGCCGAAATGGCCCGCCTGGCCGAGGCGCGCCTGCCTTTTGCCCGCAAGGACGTCTCCAAGGCCGAGGCCGCCGCGCTGTTCACGGCCGAAGGCGAGCCATATAAGGTGGAGCTGCTGGAGAGCATTGAGGGGGATACGGTTTCCCTCTATACCTGCGGGGAATTTACGGACCTCTGCCGGGGGCCGCATGTGCCGCACACGGGCTTTGCCAGGGCCGCCAAGCTGCTTTCCGTGGCCGGAGCTTACTGGCGCGGGGACGAAAAGAACCGCATGCTCTCGCGCATTTACGGCACGGCCTTTGCGGACGAAAAAGCCCTCAACGCCTACCTCAAGCAGGTGGAGGAAGCCAAGCGCCGCGACCACCGCAAACTGGGGCGGGAGCTGAACCTTTTTGCCTTTAAGGAAGATGTGGCGCCGGGCATGGTTTTCTGGCTGCCCAAGGGCATGCTGGTGCGCACCATTCTGGAGGACTTCTGGCGGCGGGAGCACCTCAAGCGCAACTACGACATCGTCCAGGGGCCGCAGTTGCTGCGGGTGGAGACGTGGCAGAAATCCGGCCACTACGATCACTACCGCGAGAACATGTATTTCACCAAGATTGAGGACGACGCCTACGGCATCAAGCCCATGAACTGCATCGCCCACATGCTTATTTACGGCAATGAGCTGCGCAGCTACCGCGACTTGCCCCAGCGTTACTTTGAGCTGGGCGTGGTCCACCGGCACGAGAAAAGCGGCGTGCTGCACGGGCTGCTGCGGGTGCGCCAGTTTACCCAGGACGATGCGCACATCCTCTGCGCGCCGGAGCAGCTGGAGGGCGAAATCCTGGAGGTCATCCACCTTATCCGCGACCTCATGGGCCTGTTCGGCTTTCAGTATAAGGTGGCCATTTCCACCCGGCCCAAGGACAGCATCGGCACGGACGAAGCCTGGGATCTGGCCACCAACGCGCTGATCCAGGCCGTGGAAAAGGCCGGCATCAGCTACGAGATCAACGCGGGCGACGGGGCCTTTTACGGCCCCAAGATCGACGTGCGCCTGCTCGACTGCATCGGGCGCGAATGGCAGTGCTCCACCATTCAGGTGGACTTTACCCTGCCGGAGCGCTTTGACCTCACCTATGTGGGGCAGGACGGCGAGCGCCACCGCCCCGTCATGGTCCACCGGGCCATTATGGGCTCGCTGGAGCGTTTTATCGGCATCCTTATTGAGAACTACGCCGGCGCGCTGCCCACCTGGCTTGCGCCGGAGCAGGCCAGGGTGCTGACGGTGACGGAGGTCGGCGACGCGGCGGCCCTGGCGGTGCGCGACGCCCTGCGCGCCCAGGGCGTGCGCGTGGCCGTTGATACGCGCAATGAGAAGCTGGGCTTCAAGGTGCGTGAGGCCCAGTTGGCCAAGGTGCCGTATATTCTGGTGGTAGGGGAGAAAGAAGCGCAGGAGGGCGGCGCCAACGTTCGCCTGCGCAGTGGTGAAAACCTGGGGCTCAAATCCGTGGCGGAGATTGCCGCGCTGGTGCGCGCGGACGCCGAAGAGCCCTTCAAACAAGGAGGAATGCGCTATAGCTTCGCCTAA
- the infC gene encoding translation initiation factor IF-3 has translation MRFRRDMPQDGVRRNELIRAREVRVIAADGEQLGILQRNDAIALAKEAGMDLVEVASTSEPPVCRIMDYGKFKYEQQKKKQEAKKRQSVVQIKEIKVRPKTDDHDYETKIRHIRRFLEDGDRCKITVFFRGREIVHKDRGLSILERVVQDLADVAKVDQEPRAEGRTLQMLLVPKK, from the coding sequence ATGAGATTCCGGCGCGATATGCCGCAAGACGGCGTGCGCCGCAACGAGTTGATCCGCGCCCGCGAAGTGCGCGTGATCGCCGCCGATGGCGAACAGCTTGGAATTCTGCAACGCAATGACGCCATTGCCCTGGCCAAGGAGGCCGGCATGGACCTGGTGGAAGTGGCCTCCACTTCCGAACCGCCCGTCTGCCGGATAATGGACTACGGCAAGTTTAAGTACGAGCAGCAGAAGAAAAAGCAGGAAGCCAAAAAGCGTCAGAGCGTGGTGCAGATCAAGGAAATCAAGGTCCGGCCCAAAACCGACGACCACGATTACGAAACCAAGATCCGCCATATCCGCCGCTTTCTGGAGGACGGAGACCGCTGCAAGATCACGGTCTTTTTCCGTGGCCGCGAGATCGTGCACAAGGACCGCGGGCTGTCCATCCTGGAACGGGTGGTGCAGGACCTGGCCGATGTGGCCAAGGTGGACCAGGAGCCCCGCGCCGAAGGGCGCACGCTGCAAATGCTGCTGGTGCCCAAGAAATAA
- the rpmI gene encoding 50S ribosomal protein L35 yields MPKIKTRRAAAKRFVQTGSGKFKRRRQNLRHILTKKAPGRKMRLGQATLVDGTNMKAVRRMLPNG; encoded by the coding sequence ATGCCCAAGATCAAAACCCGCCGTGCCGCGGCCAAGCGCTTTGTGCAGACCGGCAGCGGCAAGTTCAAGCGGCGTCGCCAGAACCTGCGTCACATCCTGACCAAGAAGGCCCCCGGCCGCAAGATGCGTCTGGGCCAGGCCACCCTGGTGGATGGGACCAATATGAAGGCTGTGCGCCGGATGCTGCCCAACGGCTGA
- the rplT gene encoding 50S ribosomal protein L20, which produces MRVKRGLAGHRRHKKYLSAAKGFRGGRSRLYRTAREAVERSLQNSFTGRKLRKRDFRSLWILRINAGARLSGLSYSRFMHGLKVAGIALNRKVLADLAVYKKEDFAQVVELAKAALSK; this is translated from the coding sequence ATGCGTGTGAAGAGAGGTCTTGCCGGGCATCGCCGTCACAAAAAGTATCTGAGCGCAGCCAAAGGTTTCCGCGGCGGACGCAGCCGTCTGTACCGCACCGCGCGCGAGGCTGTAGAACGTTCGCTGCAAAATTCCTTTACGGGCCGCAAACTGCGCAAGCGCGATTTCCGCAGCCTGTGGATTCTGCGCATCAACGCGGGCGCGCGCCTGAGCGGGCTTTCGTACAGCCGCTTCATGCACGGCCTGAAGGTGGCGGGCATTGCCCTCAACCGCAAGGTGCTGGCGGATCTGGCCGTGTATAAGAAGGAAGACTTCGCCCAGGTGGTGGAGCTGGCCAAGGCCGCCCTGAGCAAATAG
- the pheS gene encoding phenylalanine--tRNA ligase subunit alpha, protein MDLISALEGLVPELEAGLAQAAELDALEALRVDFLGRKGRIAQVMSQLPGLPPEARPAVGQKANSVKERCNTLFEQRKAALEAGREAAALKRFDPSVPGRAPWRGSLHPTTLVMEEICDVFKGLGFDVASGPEVEIDYYNFEALNMPPEHPARDMQDTLYITDKVLMRTHTSPVQVRTMLARKPPVAVVVPGKVYRRDSDLTHTPMFHQIEGLLVGKGVSLAHLRGTLTAFVRSVFGAATDVRFRPSFFPFTEPSAEVDISCCMCGGKGQVNGEPCRVCKTTGWVEILGCGMVDPAVFEAVGYPADSTGFAFGMGVERVTMLKYGIGDLRMFFENDTRFLSQFTW, encoded by the coding sequence ATGGATTTGATTTCTGCACTGGAGGGCCTGGTTCCCGAACTGGAGGCCGGTCTGGCGCAAGCCGCCGAACTGGACGCGCTGGAAGCCCTGCGCGTGGACTTTCTGGGCCGCAAAGGCCGCATCGCCCAGGTCATGAGCCAGCTGCCGGGCCTGCCGCCTGAGGCGCGGCCCGCGGTGGGGCAGAAGGCCAACAGCGTCAAAGAGCGCTGCAATACGCTCTTTGAGCAGCGCAAGGCGGCGCTGGAGGCCGGGCGCGAGGCTGCGGCCCTGAAGCGCTTTGATCCCTCGGTGCCGGGGCGCGCGCCCTGGCGCGGCAGCCTGCACCCCACCACCCTGGTGATGGAAGAGATCTGCGACGTGTTCAAGGGGCTGGGCTTTGACGTGGCTTCCGGGCCGGAAGTGGAGATCGACTATTACAACTTCGAGGCCTTGAACATGCCGCCGGAGCACCCGGCCCGCGATATGCAGGATACCCTGTACATTACGGACAAAGTGCTCATGCGCACCCACACCTCGCCGGTGCAGGTGCGCACCATGCTGGCCCGCAAGCCGCCCGTGGCCGTGGTGGTGCCCGGCAAAGTCTACCGGCGGGACAGCGACCTCACCCACACCCCCATGTTCCATCAGATCGAGGGGCTGCTGGTGGGCAAGGGCGTGAGCCTGGCCCATTTGCGCGGCACGCTGACGGCCTTTGTGCGGTCCGTGTTCGGCGCAGCTACCGACGTGCGCTTCCGTCCCAGCTTTTTCCCTTTTACCGAGCCCTCGGCGGAGGTGGACATCTCCTGCTGCATGTGCGGCGGCAAGGGGCAGGTGAACGGCGAGCCTTGCCGGGTGTGCAAGACCACGGGCTGGGTGGAGATTCTGGGCTGCGGCATGGTGGACCCGGCCGTGTTCGAGGCCGTGGGCTATCCGGCGGACAGCACCGGCTTCGCCTTCGGCATGGGCGTGGAGCGCGTGACCATGCTCAAGTACGGCATTGGGGATCTGCGGATGTTTTTTGAAAACGACACACGCTTTCTGAGCCAGTTCACCTGGTGA